GGCATAGATGTTCTTTTCCAAAAGGAAGTTTTGCTCCTTGATGCTCTGGTTTGACGCTAACCCCTGTGAGATATAGTCATTCAAACGATTTTGGGCACTTAGCCCCAATGGGAGCAAGATGACTGAGAGCTGTACGATCGTCAGTCTGTAAATAGTAGGCAGATTTCGAAGATAATTAATCATTGTATTAAATTTAAACAGTGTTCAATATTATGGCAAAAAAAAGGTTTTACCCTTTTTCCAGGAGCTTAACCAAACAAGCGTAACCATTGTCCATGAGCGCTTCATTTGTCTTGTTCGTAAAACTTACGGTCCGGTCCTTACAGAACAGGGCGCAGATCCCGTGTATGGCGGAGAGGAACATAAAAGCGAAATAATCAGTATCCATATCCGTGAACCGGCCATTGTCCTGACATTGTCTTATCAGGTTATGCAGGTGGCTGATGGCGCTCTGAGCGATTTGAAAACCACCTTCTTCACCGCTTTTTAATGGTTCTTCAACCATAAACATGAGGTTATAATAATCTTTATTTTCCTGAGCAAACTGAATAAATACACGACCAACGGCTTTTAACCGTTCGAATGGATCTACGACTGAATCCAGTACATGAAGCTGTTTAAGCAACAGATTAAAGCCTTCTTTATGGAGCTCATGGAAGATTTCACCTTTATCCTTAAAATGGAAATAAATCACCCCTGCACTATAGCTGATCTCACTGGCGATGTTGCGCATACTGGTCTGCTCATAGCCGTTCTGAAGAAATACTTTTCTAGCACCATTTAATATGCGCTGCCTCATTTCTTGCTTTTCTCTTTGCTTTCTTTCTGTAATGCCCATGGATAAAATAATTTAAAAAGATATTAGCCTGATTTAGGAAATAACTTTTTCATTTGCAACTGCTCATTTTAATTGACCGTACAAATGTATTGAACACCGTTCAATAAAACAAATGTTTTTTTTAAATGATTGTATATTTTACTTAACCTTGATGATTTTGCTTCTTTCGTTCCCGTAGAAAAGCTGAAGAACAAGGTATAGGTCGATATAAAGAGCCGTACTGTGATCAATGTTAGACCGCATTTGATTTATGCATTAACTTTACTAAAAATGGTGTAGGAGTCATTCGAGCCAAAGCCCATTCAACACTAATCGAATGAGCTTATCTAATATATTTTGATTCTATTATATTCTGTATCCGCCAGAAACTACTATTCTTTTAGTATTAATCCATTTGGAATCGTCTGTACAAAGGAATGTTACTACACTTCCAATCTGAAAACTGGGAAAGGGAACTGGTACTGGATGAAAAGGGAGAAGCTTTTGCCTGTTTGCAGAATAAAGCAAGGTGGTTTTTTAGTGTAATATATTTATTTAGACTAATTTTAGATAATGTTTTTATCTTTGCCGAATATTTAGTCATCCTTATTGTATTATTTGATGAAATCATTGTACTTATTGGCCTGCTTTTTATTTGCAGGCAATATTGTTTTTGCCCAGACTTCCGGAAAGATATCTGGTAAAGTTCTTTTAGTCGATGGCCTGCCTTATGCATCAGCCTCTGTGACTGTTTTGGAAATCAGAAAAACCACGCTGACCGACGAGCAGGGAAGCTACAGTTTTTCCGGCATCGAACCTGGAAATTATACGGTGAGAATTCAGCTACTGGGATTTCCGCAGAAAGATTTAAAAGTAACTGTTGCTAACGGTGAGACCACGAGGGCAGACTACAGGCTCGAAAAGGAGAACGTACAGGCCCTTCAGGAAGTTACCGTTGCCGGTACGACCAATAAATTCATACAGAAGGAAAGCATGTATATTGCGAGGCTTCCACTTAAAAACCTGGAGAATCCACAGGTATACAATTCTGTTCCAAAAGCTTTGTTTCAGGAACAAATGGCACTGGATTTAGGAAGTATTGCCAAGAACGTACCGGGCGCAGGCATCCCAATGATTGCCAATCAGGGACGCGTGACGTTCCGTTCACGTGGTTTCGATACGGAGCCCAATGCCCGTAACGGGGTAGCCGGTGCAGCTTTTTCTTTCATTGATCCAGCGAATTTAGAACGTATTGAAGCCATCAAAGGGCCGTCTGCTACACTTTTCGGTAACAGCATTGCTAGTAGTTATGGTGGTTTGTATAACCGTGTAACCAAAAAACCTTACAACGGTTTTGGCGGTGAGGTAGCTTATACTACTGGGAGCTGGAACCTAAACAGGCTTACCGTTGACGTGAATACACCAATCAATGCCGATAGGACTGCTTTGTTCCGGTTAAACGGTGCAACTACCTGGGAGCACAGTTTTCAGGATCTTGGCTATACCAACAGCATGAGCATTGCCCCAAGCTTCTCTTATCAGATTACAGACCGTTTATCGCTGCTGCTGGATGTGGAATTTGGACAAGCCAAGGGAACTTCAGTCGTACGTTTAAATCCCTACGTGGCCGTTCCTACAGGTACCGCCGAGATTACAAGATCAATTGCCGATATCGGTTTTCCATACAACAAAACTTTCCTGAGCAATGATCTGACCTATAAAACCCAGATGATGAACATCTTTGGCCAGATTAATTATAAGATATCTGAAGAATGGACATCTCAGACCATTCTTTCAAGGGCGCGTTCTTCGATCAGTGGAGATATTACCGCGCTTAACGGAAGAAGTGAGACCACCATCCGCCCCAATGTAATTGTAGGCTACACCCAGTTTATAGCTACAGATTTTCAGCAGAATTTTATTGGTGATTTCAAGATCGCCGGACACCGTAACCGCTTAGTGGTTGGATTGGATTATTATAATAACTATAACGATTTCGACCGTGTTACGGTCAATCTTCCTGATGTAGACTTTATCAATACACCTGCGAGTTACCGTGTGAGTCAGTTTAAGGTAGATTCTTTGACTTCAAGAGGAGTGTTACGAAAGGAAACCAACCGAGACAATACCTACGCTGTTTATGCTTCAGATGTATTCAGCATTACAGAACGTTTGAATGCAATGATGAGCTTAAGGGTAAACCGCTACCAATATAAAGGTGTTTATAATATTTCTACGGGCCAGACTTCAGGTGGTTTAGGCGCAGGCGGGGTACAAAACGGGCCATTTAATCAGACCAGTTTATCTCCGAAATTTGGATTGGTATATGAGGTATACAAAGATCATGTTTCGCTTTTTGGGAACTATATGAACGGCTTTTTTAATAAAAGCGGTGTAGCAAGAGACGGAAGTGCGTTTAAGGCCGAATATGCCGACCAACTTGAATTTGGCGTAAAAGCCGATATCTTCGACCATAAATTGGTCGGTACGGTGAGTTACTATGACATTAAGGTCAAAAATATGCTGCGACCTGATCCGGTTGATCCCAATAATTACAGTGTCCAGGATGGCTCGCAGCTGAGCAGGGGGTTGGAAATCGAGTTAACGGCAAATCCAATTGCAGGATTAAACATTGTTGCAGGCTATGCTTATAACGACAGCAAGCTCACCGCCGCTGCAGACCCACGCAATAATGGTTTGCGCCCTGGGCAGTCTGGTCCGCCAAACACCTACAACTTTTGGGTCAGTTACCGCATACCTATGGGTAAATTCAGTGGTCTTGGTGCGGGTGTAGGCGGCAATATCGGTGATATGTCTTATTATACGAATGCTTATCCTACGCTTACGAGCGGTTTATCCAAGTTTATTATCCCATCGTATAAGATATTCGATGCAAGTGTTTTTTACGATCATACAAAATTCCGTATCGGCTTAAAAGTAGATAACTTAACCAGTGAAAAGGCTTGGTCTGTACGCCTTACCCCACAGGCACCGGCGAGGTTCACAGGGAACTTCATCCTAAAGTTTTAAGCTTAACCAAAAGAAAAAGGTTTCTGGATATGCATATCCAGAAACCTTTTTTATTTAGCTGTTATTTTAATTAAGCTGTAGCTGCTTTTTTCTTCTTCTTTCTCCGTCCGAGGTAAATCAATAAGCTTGTAATACCTGACGATTGACCATAAAATGCCGGAAGCAACGACAGCGTATCATCCAACCGAGATCATTTCAATTTTATGCTGTTCGGGAGTAACTTATTCTACTTTTTTTATCAGCCTCGCTGGGCATCGGAGCTACCTCATATTTGCAATTCCATTCTTTTATACTTTCTAAAATTGGCAAAAAAGCTACGCCTTTTTCAGACAACTTATATTCTACCCTGGGCGGTAATTCCTTATAGGCTATCCTTTCCAGCAATCCATCTTCTTCCAATTCTTTAAGTTGTTCGGTTAGTACTTTCCTTGAAATGTGTGGTATAATGGAATCCAGCTGACCAAAACGAACGGTGCGGGTTGAAATTACATTGATAATGATCGGCTTCCATTTATTACCAATGGTGCCAATAGCTCTCGTGAACGGGCAATTCGAATTACAAAATCTTTCGTCTCTCATATCTTTTAAAAATTGTGGTAACCTGTGCGTAACCAGTATCTATGATAATGGTTACAAATATAAACTAATGATAGTAACTTTGAGAAACAAATTTAATATTAAATTAAAAATGAACAGATTAACAAATAAAGTAGCTGTAATTACAGGCGGAAATAGCGGCATTGGATTGGGCATTGCACTAGAATTCAAGAATGAAGGTGCAAAGGGAGTTATTGTTGGCAGAAATCAGGAAACGTTAGATAGCGCTGTGGCGAAACTGGGGGATGATTTTATCGCCATCAATGCCGATGTGACCAATTTGGCCGACCTGGAGAGCGTGTTTGCTACCACCGCTGAAAAATTTGGTAAAATTGACGTGATCGTCGCCAACGCTGGTGGTGGCGCTGTAGGAACGGTGGCAACGACCAGTGAAACCGACTTTGACCAGGCCATTGAACTGAACCTGAAAAGTGTTTATTTCACCGTTCAGAAAGCACTGCCCTATATGAATGATGGTGCTTCTATTATTCTGATCGGATCAAACGCGGCACACCGGGCCTATGCGAATTTTACGCTTTATGGCGCTGCCAAAGCAGCGGTGATCTATTTAGCAAAAGGATTTTCAAGCGACCTTTTAGATAGAAAGATCAGGGTAAATGTCATTACACCAGGTACAACAGATACACCGGCATTTGACAAGTTTGTTCCTGCAGAACAAATGGAAGCAGTAAAAAAACACTTTGCAGATCAAATGCCGATAGGCAGGATCGGGCAACCGACTGACATTGGTAAAACAGCGGTTTTCCTGGCCTCTGATGATTCTTCGTTTATGTTGGGTGCCGAACTTCTTGTGGATGGCGGTATGACTTATTTATCAAAATAATTAAATAATTCTTAAAATGAATAATTCACAAAACAACGTAGCAAAAAGTTACGCAATTATCGGCTTTGGTAAGATTGGCAAGGCCTTGGCGAAGGCGTTCGCTCGTAAAGGCATCGAAGTATCCATTGCTACCACGCGTAACCCGGAAAGTTTTGCATCCGAGGCCGCCGCAATCGGACCCAGTATCATTCCCACCACACTGGCGGAAGCCCTGAAGGCAAACGTCATCTTTTTAGCGGTGCGTTTTGAGTCGCATGCAGATGTCGCAAAGACGCTGCCCAACTGGCAGGGGAAAATCATCGTCGATGTGACCAACGCCTATGGCGTACCGCTTGAGCAACTGGGAGGACAGCCTTCTGCAAGTGTCGTTGCCCAAGCCTTCACCGGCGGTAGGCTGGTGAAAGGCTTCAACCATTTGGGCGCTGCCATTCTTGAGCAAGATCCTGCCGTACATGGTGGAAGCAGAGTAGTTTATCTGGCAAGCGATGATGACACTGCAGCAGCTGAGATCGGTGAACTTGCAAAAAATCTCGGTTTTTCACCAATCCAATTAGGTGGGCTTTCGGAAGGTGGACTTCTTGTGCAGGCGCAGGGAAATAGCTGGGGTAAATTGATCTTTAAGGATCTGATCAAGTTCGACTTATAAAATCAAATATTAAATTATAAAATCATGAGTAAATTAATAAACAAAGTAGCAGTAGTTACCGGTGCTTCGAAAGGAATAGGCGCAGCGATCGCAAAACATTTCGCGGCAGCAGGCGCAAAAGTTGTTGTAAATTATGCCTCAAGTAAGGAAGGCGCAGATAAAGTGGTGAAAGCCATAACCGACAATGGTGGCATGGCCATTGCGATACAGGCTGATGTTTCGAATGAAGCCGATGTAACCAGGCTGTTTGAAGAAACAAAACAGGCTTTCGGTACCTTGGACATTTTGGTCAACAATGCGGTTTATCAGGGATATGCACCTATTGAACTGATATCTGCAGAAACATTTCATAATAGTTTCAATGTTAATGTACTTGGCCCCATACTAACTATCCAAGCAGCTTTGAAACTGTTTGGCGATAAGGGTGGGAATGTCATCAATATCAGTTCGGGTGCCAGCAAGATGCCTCTTCCGGGAGCTTCTTTATATTCTGCAACTAAAGCCGCATTAGATGCCATAACGATCTCTTTGTCAAAAGAGCTGGGTGCAAAAAACATTCGTATCAATTCTATTTTGCCGGGTGCTACAGAAACAGAAGGTGCAATTAGTGCGGGTGTCACCGCTGGCAGTGAGTATGAAAAAATGTTCATTGCCAATACACCGCTCGGTCGCAGAGGTAAGCCCGAAGACATTGCTAAAGCCGCAGTATTCCTTGCTTCCGATGAGTCGGCTTGGATTACGGGAGAGCAGATTTCCGTTTCGGGCGGTATGTATGGTTTTTAAATTGATAAACTCAAAAAAGAAAGACTGCTTTAAACCCCTTTAAGGATAACTTAGAGGGGTTTTCGTAGTGCTAAATAAATCTAAGAACATTGTGGTAACTATACTTAAATCATATAACAACCATCTTTTTAGACATTTTCTCTACTTTCAGCTATTGACCAATCATTTTATAATCAATATTTTTACGCGCTAACGCTCTATACCCAATGATGTTAACACGCATACTCCTGTTTCTGTTCTTCTGGTCGTTTATTATTAAAGTACAAGCTCAGGCTCCAGTGAATGACGATATAAAAACAGCCACACCAATTAAAAACATTACGGTATACTGTTCTAACGATGCCGCCTTTACCAGTATTAATGCTACACCAAGTGGTTATAGAAAGGGCTTTTTTTGGAATAGCGAGGGAAAAGACATCTGGTATAGCTTTACAGCCATTGGTACCGATATTACGGCCACGGTAACCGGGCAATCGGTAGGAAACAGCAACACATTGGTTAATCCGCTCATTGCCTTTTACACATACAAAGACAATGTACTTACCGAACAGATCGGTTCGATGACTTCAGAAAGTAATATTACAATGGCTTATAAAGGTGGCTTGGTTATAGGTGAAACTTATTATCTGCGTATCAGTGCAGATAATAATGCCACAGGAAGTTTTAAGCTCTGTGTAAACAGCTACAATCCGCCGAATAAACCTGGTCAGGATTTCACATCTGCTTCTTACCTATGCAGTAAAGACAGTTTTACCGAGCTTAAAGTAACGGGTGCAGGCCCAAACAACCACGAAGCTGCCGGTACCTGTTTAAGCGTCGAATCGAACAGTGCCTGGTATACCTGGATAGCAGCCAATAATGGTACTTTAGGTTTTACCATTACGCCTACTGCTGTTACCGATGATATAGATTGGGTATTATTTGATTTAGGCCCCTCAACAAGCGCTGCCACACCATCTTCTGTTAATGCCATCCGCTGCGCTGCAGGTAGTGGTGTCGATTGCAGTCCGAGGTATTACATTACAGGCGCCAACAGCGCTTCGGCAGACCTAACTGAGCACGGTGGCTGTTCCCCGGATCAAGATGGTTTTGTAAAGGCAGTAGATATGATTGAAGGTCACCAGTATGCTTTGCTGATCGACAATTTTTCGAACAGAAACAACGGTTTTAGTCTCGCCTTTGATGGTAACGGGGAATTTGCAGGACCAAAATCAGCTATAAATATAAAAACCGAGAATGCCTGTCTCAGTACACAAAAATTTATATTTACAGCCGATGCCAGTAACTACAGCAGCTTAAAATGGAGCTTTGGTGAAGGTGCCAGCATTGCCAATGCCAGTACCACAGGTCCTGTTGAAATTACTTATGCTACGCCAGGTACCAAAACAGTAGTGCTCGAAGCCTTTTCTGTAAGGGGATGCCGCACCGTAAGCAGTTATTCTTTTTATGTGGCTTTAAAACCCGATAAACCAATTATTTCTGCCAATAGAACCAATTTTTGCTTGGGTACAACGATGGAACTTAGCATAGCAGAAGTACCGGATGCTACCTACCAATGGACTGGGCCTGCCAATTTTAGCGACTCAACAGCAGTAATTAGTGTACCCATAACCGATTTTGCACAGGCCGGCGACTATGCGGTAACCGTAAAAGTGGGCAATTGTTATAGCGAAATGGCCACAATCAATATTCCAACCATCGTGAGAAACCCTGTAGCAGATTTCAAGACAGATCCTATTGTGCCTGGTAAATTTGCAGCCCCTGTTCCCATCACTTTTTTAAACCATTCGCGAAATGCCGATTATTTTGAATGGAGTTTTGGTGATGATGAAATCTCTTCCGATTACCAGCCCACACATGTTTACCAGAAAAAAGGAAATTATACTGTAATACTTAAGGCTTTTACAAACAATGGCTGTGTAGATATATTTACGCTCCACAACCTGATGGTGCTGGATGGAAGTGAACTGCAGATCCCAAACTCTTTTTCGCCGAATGGAGATGGCATTAACGACCTGCTGAATATTAATGTAAGCAATTTAAAAAGATTTAATTTTAAAATCTTTAACCGTTATGGTGATGAAGTTTTCTTTACTACTAATATTTTCGACTCCTGGGATGGTACCTGGCGTAATAAACCTGTACCGGTTGGCGCTTACTATTATGTACTAAACGGAACCAACGTTTTTAATCAAGAGGTGCGTTTTACGGGGTCTATTACATTGATCAGATAACTACCATTGCCGTTGCGGACATACCACTTTATAAACGTTATTGAGCAATAAACCCAACACAATTTCATGGCTCCCTTTACTGGCCTGATTAAGCGTAGAAGTGGTAACATCATAACTATAGCTGAGGTTAAAGAGGTGGCTGATATTAAAACCAGCCATCATATTTAAGGCATCCTGTTTTCTATAACCTGCACCAATCCAGATGCGGTCTTTAAAACCCATCTTTACATTTATATCTACCGATAGCGGTATGTTTGGTGTGTACTTAAACAATAAGGAAGGAGTAATATTCAGATCTTCGGCCAGGTAAAACTTATAACCACTATTAAGAAAAACATGCTGAACCTGTTTGCCTGTTTGATATTGTTTATCTCCAGAAAAGCTTAATTTCTGTGGCAAAATCTGCTGCACGGAAAGTCCCGAAAAAAAATTGGCTCCATACAACCATGCGCCTACAGAAAGATCGGGTAAAAGCCTCGCATTAACGGCATTGTTTAAAGCCGGATCCTGTGGATTTTCGAACAGAAGGGCATTAATATCGATCGCTATGCGGCTGATACCGCCGGCAACGCCCAATGAAAGATTTAATTGATTGTTTAACTGCAAGTGGTAGGCATAACTCATATCAAAAGTAGTGGTAGTGAGCTGACCAGCTTTATCGGATACGGCGATAAAACCTACGCCATGGTGTGCAGGAGAAGCAGTGTAGTTTTGGGTATAACTCCTGGCACGTGGATCATTACCATCCGTTTCAAATGATAAGGCATTAGACCACAAGTATTCATCGCCAAGTGCCCAATGTGCAGATACAAAAGCCGTTTTAGGTGCATCCTGCAATCCAGCCCATTGCTGCCTGTACCCCACTTTTACATCCGTATAGTTTTCAATGCCACTTAGCGCAGGGTTTAACAGGTAACTATTAAGCAGATATTGGGTATACTGTGGCCGTTGCTGTGCGTAAAGCCTTACATTTGCACACAATATTAACAACAGCAGCCACTTTTTCATTACCGGTTTTTATTTACTATTTGGTTCTACCCACGTTACTATTTGTCTAGCTTTTTCTCTAATAAGCGAAGACGTAACTCCTGCTTTTTTACATCATTGAGCAATTCGCCATATTGTTTATCTTTTTCGATCAAATGCAGCGTAAGCTCCTCTATCTTTTTCAGTAACAGTTTGTTCATCTCTCCAACTGCGATTCCATCTCGTTCAAATTCTTTTGCAGATGGTATTTCGGGAAGGTGTTTGTTCGCTTTGATATACCTTTCGAGCTCTGCCAAGGTTACAACCTTATAATTTTCTTCAAATACATAATCAGGTGCATTGGTACCATCTACCCTGATTTCGTTGGCCTTAATTTTACCGTTAACGGTGAGTTTTTCATTTGGAAAAAGCGTACCAATTCCAACCCGTCCGTTTAAATCCATAAACATGGCCGTATGATAATCGAGCATTTCATAACTGGTTTTGCCCTGTGCATATTGAAATTGCAGACCAGGTCCGCCATTATCAATATTGGCCATTAATCTTATACCATAAGAACTTTCTGTTGAGTTATGGTTAACCATTTCTAAAGCAGAATTTCCATTCCCTAACTGCCCAAGTTGGATTCTCTCAAAATTGTAAGTACCAGGAACGAGAACATACTTTGGCTGATTAGAATTATTGAAATCACCTAATTGTAGTAATGCCATCGGATTTTTTGTTCCTATGCCAACGTTGCCATCCCATGCTAACCTCATTTTTTCTGTTTCACCCGAATAAAAAGATAAAGCGGTTTTATTACTGTGCAAATTCTCTGCTACACTGGCTATACCTGCCCATTTATCATCTCCTATATATCCTGAATAAAACTTTACCCCATTAATATCGCCAGGGTTAAAAGCATTGGTTCGCAAGCTTAATGGCCAGCCGCTACCAGTGGTTTGTACCTCAAGCTTCGAAGTCGGAGTAAGTGTTCCCAGGCCTAAGTTACCTCCCGAAAGCATCATAAAAGTTTGTCCCATATCTCCCCACATCTGCGCTCCTGTAACAGGGTTTCGCTCCCACCACGTCCTGGTATTTACCTGTGGCTGTAAAAAAGAAACATCCACCGCAATACCGTCATGTAATGATGTAGTAAGCCAATCGTTACCAGCTTGATTGCGATAAAGCCATATTTTGCGCATCATATTATTACTTACTGTTGAGCCGCCGATATTCGATATTTCGAATATGTCGCCCTTAGCAATTCCTAACTGGGCCTTTACACTATTTAAAAAGCTGCCTAAGAATGTTAATAGCAATATTATTTTCTTCATTTTGTTATTTTCTGGCTTTAAATAATGTTTCCAGCTTTGCAATTCTTTCTTCCTGCGATTGATTTTTTTCTTTTTCCTGAGCAAGTTGTTTATCCTTTTCAATCAGATGCAACGTAAGCTCTTCTATCTTTTTTAGTAACAATTTGTTCATCTCTCCAACTGCGATTCCATCTCGTTCAAATTCTTTTGCAGAAGGCACTTCGGGTAGGTGTTTGTTCTTTTTAATATAGCTTTCCAACGCTTCCAACGTTGCAATCTTGTAGCTATCTTCAAATACATAATCGGGTGCCCCCTGCCCATCCACTCTGATCTCGTTCGCTTTTATTTTGCCATTAACGGTAAGCCTTTCAGTTGGTGTAGTTATACCAATTCCAACGTAGCCTAGTGCAGTACCATCTGTTTTTGTTGCTAAAATGGTACTGCCATTCATCGATTTGATCACATCCAAATCGCCCCCATCAGCATTACTATTAACTCCACTTCCATACTGGTAAACACTTCTTAATGCCCAGTTTTTTGCACCTGTAATGCCTGCATACCCTAGGGCAACTATGTTTACTACATTTTTTGCAGGAAAAGCACCTTGATCCAGAATAAGCCTAAAATTACCGTTTACAACCAGTTTTTCGCTGGCTTCAGTAGTGCCTATTCCAACATTTCCATTTTGTAAAAAACTAAAAACATAGGGTTACCGGCATTAGAAAAATTACCTGTATGCCCGCCGAAACCATAATCCATTGCCTGCAATTTAAACACTCCGTTGCTTGTTCCCATTTTAAATGATGATATACCTGGCTGATGAAAAGTGATAACAGGCTGGTTGGCTTTAATTTCGAACAATTCTTCTGGTGTTCTAGTACCGATCCCAACATTCCCGTTAGGAGCTACAGCAAGGCCATTGGTGTACGAATTGTTGCTAAAAAAGGCCACTCCTTCGCTTGAGCCAATTACTGCGGTGCCATTGTGATCGGCTCCTGTTACACTGATATTCCCGCCCCATATGTCTAGTTTTTCTCTTGGAGATAAAGTATTAACCCCCATATTTCCATTTAGATCGATATATGTTCGAGGAAGGCCTCCAGTAAAAAACTTGATTCCAGAATAAGAAGACAGGTAAGCATAAGGTGGCCAATCTACAGATTCATTATACCAACCAAGGCTATAAAAAGATACATCTTTTCCCAGATAGTTAAAGTGATCATTTGGTGCAACAGCAATACCTGCCTGGTTAGCATTGGTATTAAAGGTTTGCGCACAAAGGTTAAATCCAGATAGACACAACAAAAAGCTTAAGAAAATCTTACTTAAGTGATAATAGCTCATGATGATTATTTTTTATTCTTTTCTAATTTCAACAGCCGCTTTTGCACATCAATAAGTACCTTATCCTTTTCAATCAGATGCAACGTAAGCTCTTCTATTTTTTTCAACAACAGTTTGTTCATCTCCCCAACTGCC
The nucleotide sequence above comes from Pedobacter riviphilus. Encoded proteins:
- a CDS encoding TetR/AcrR family transcriptional regulator, whose product is MGITERKQREKQEMRQRILNGARKVFLQNGYEQTSMRNIASEISYSAGVIYFHFKDKGEIFHELHKEGFNLLLKQLHVLDSVVDPFERLKAVGRVFIQFAQENKDYYNLMFMVEEPLKSGEEGGFQIAQSAISHLHNLIRQCQDNGRFTDMDTDYFAFMFLSAIHGICALFCKDRTVSFTNKTNEALMDNGYACLVKLLEKG
- a CDS encoding TonB-dependent receptor, with product MKSLYLLACFLFAGNIVFAQTSGKISGKVLLVDGLPYASASVTVLEIRKTTLTDEQGSYSFSGIEPGNYTVRIQLLGFPQKDLKVTVANGETTRADYRLEKENVQALQEVTVAGTTNKFIQKESMYIARLPLKNLENPQVYNSVPKALFQEQMALDLGSIAKNVPGAGIPMIANQGRVTFRSRGFDTEPNARNGVAGAAFSFIDPANLERIEAIKGPSATLFGNSIASSYGGLYNRVTKKPYNGFGGEVAYTTGSWNLNRLTVDVNTPINADRTALFRLNGATTWEHSFQDLGYTNSMSIAPSFSYQITDRLSLLLDVEFGQAKGTSVVRLNPYVAVPTGTAEITRSIADIGFPYNKTFLSNDLTYKTQMMNIFGQINYKISEEWTSQTILSRARSSISGDITALNGRSETTIRPNVIVGYTQFIATDFQQNFIGDFKIAGHRNRLVVGLDYYNNYNDFDRVTVNLPDVDFINTPASYRVSQFKVDSLTSRGVLRKETNRDNTYAVYASDVFSITERLNAMMSLRVNRYQYKGVYNISTGQTSGGLGAGGVQNGPFNQTSLSPKFGLVYEVYKDHVSLFGNYMNGFFNKSGVARDGSAFKAEYADQLEFGVKADIFDHKLVGTVSYYDIKVKNMLRPDPVDPNNYSVQDGSQLSRGLEIELTANPIAGLNIVAGYAYNDSKLTAAADPRNNGLRPGQSGPPNTYNFWVSYRIPMGKFSGLGAGVGGNIGDMSYYTNAYPTLTSGLSKFIIPSYKIFDASVFYDHTKFRIGLKVDNLTSEKAWSVRLTPQAPARFTGNFILKF
- a CDS encoding winged helix-turn-helix transcriptional regulator encodes the protein MRDERFCNSNCPFTRAIGTIGNKWKPIIINVISTRTVRFGQLDSIIPHISRKVLTEQLKELEEDGLLERIAYKELPPRVEYKLSEKGVAFLPILESIKEWNCKYEVAPMPSEADKKSRISYSRTA
- a CDS encoding SDR family NAD(P)-dependent oxidoreductase, encoding MNRLTNKVAVITGGNSGIGLGIALEFKNEGAKGVIVGRNQETLDSAVAKLGDDFIAINADVTNLADLESVFATTAEKFGKIDVIVANAGGGAVGTVATTSETDFDQAIELNLKSVYFTVQKALPYMNDGASIILIGSNAAHRAYANFTLYGAAKAAVIYLAKGFSSDLLDRKIRVNVITPGTTDTPAFDKFVPAEQMEAVKKHFADQMPIGRIGQPTDIGKTAVFLASDDSSFMLGAELLVDGGMTYLSK
- a CDS encoding NADPH-dependent F420 reductase, with amino-acid sequence MNNSQNNVAKSYAIIGFGKIGKALAKAFARKGIEVSIATTRNPESFASEAAAIGPSIIPTTLAEALKANVIFLAVRFESHADVAKTLPNWQGKIIVDVTNAYGVPLEQLGGQPSASVVAQAFTGGRLVKGFNHLGAAILEQDPAVHGGSRVVYLASDDDTAAAEIGELAKNLGFSPIQLGGLSEGGLLVQAQGNSWGKLIFKDLIKFDL
- a CDS encoding SDR family NAD(P)-dependent oxidoreductase, with translation MSKLINKVAVVTGASKGIGAAIAKHFAAAGAKVVVNYASSKEGADKVVKAITDNGGMAIAIQADVSNEADVTRLFEETKQAFGTLDILVNNAVYQGYAPIELISAETFHNSFNVNVLGPILTIQAALKLFGDKGGNVINISSGASKMPLPGASLYSATKAALDAITISLSKELGAKNIRINSILPGATETEGAISAGVTAGSEYEKMFIANTPLGRRGKPEDIAKAAVFLASDESAWITGEQISVSGGMYGF
- a CDS encoding T9SS type B sorting domain-containing protein, which produces MMLTRILLFLFFWSFIIKVQAQAPVNDDIKTATPIKNITVYCSNDAAFTSINATPSGYRKGFFWNSEGKDIWYSFTAIGTDITATVTGQSVGNSNTLVNPLIAFYTYKDNVLTEQIGSMTSESNITMAYKGGLVIGETYYLRISADNNATGSFKLCVNSYNPPNKPGQDFTSASYLCSKDSFTELKVTGAGPNNHEAAGTCLSVESNSAWYTWIAANNGTLGFTITPTAVTDDIDWVLFDLGPSTSAATPSSVNAIRCAAGSGVDCSPRYYITGANSASADLTEHGGCSPDQDGFVKAVDMIEGHQYALLIDNFSNRNNGFSLAFDGNGEFAGPKSAINIKTENACLSTQKFIFTADASNYSSLKWSFGEGASIANASTTGPVEITYATPGTKTVVLEAFSVRGCRTVSSYSFYVALKPDKPIISANRTNFCLGTTMELSIAEVPDATYQWTGPANFSDSTAVISVPITDFAQAGDYAVTVKVGNCYSEMATINIPTIVRNPVADFKTDPIVPGKFAAPVPITFLNHSRNADYFEWSFGDDEISSDYQPTHVYQKKGNYTVILKAFTNNGCVDIFTLHNLMVLDGSELQIPNSFSPNGDGINDLLNINVSNLKRFNFKIFNRYGDEVFFTTNIFDSWDGTWRNKPVPVGAYYYVLNGTNVFNQEVRFTGSITLIR